A section of the Cryobacterium soli genome encodes:
- a CDS encoding glycoside hydrolase family 3 N-terminal domain-containing protein: MSTNPAAAGSAAEPIAEPVDADLRRHIRTTLMPGFVGTELPGWLAERLSDGLGAVCLFGQNIVSSGQLRALTDAIRAANPLAVIAIDEEGGDVTRLYFSSGSPYPGNAILGRIDDVGYTEEVARQVGWELRNAGCTLTFAPDADVNSNPLNPVIGVRSFGADPATTARHTAAWVRGVQSTGVAACPKHFPGHGDTAQDSHLAMPVVDVPLATLRERELVPFRAAIAAGAKTIMTSHILLPRIDPENPATLSPGVLGGLLRGELGFDGVIVSDALDMAGASGTLGVPGAAAAALAAGCDLLCLGTENTAEQLDRIEAAVLAAVEAGRLSGDRLAEAAGRVHGLAGGLLGEARQVPLPEAAPTAAEPAFDTARITASFAVNEQARRWLAAAPAVVTVVRIDTESNIAVGGAPWGPFAEVLVDPGSRPAAFWQAGPLMRASAQSSAPEPAAGIPVLVIGKDNHRHPFARDLIALLRTQRDDVLVIDMGWPSDDLAYADIATFGASRLAGRALLELLVPVT; the protein is encoded by the coding sequence ATGAGCACAAACCCGGCCGCCGCCGGTTCCGCCGCCGAGCCAATCGCCGAGCCCGTTGACGCCGACCTGCGCCGACACATCCGGACCACCCTGATGCCCGGCTTCGTGGGCACCGAGTTGCCCGGCTGGCTGGCCGAGCGCCTGAGCGACGGGCTGGGCGCCGTGTGCCTGTTCGGGCAGAACATCGTCTCGTCCGGGCAGTTGCGTGCGCTCACCGACGCCATCCGCGCCGCGAACCCGCTCGCGGTCATCGCGATCGACGAGGAGGGCGGCGACGTCACCCGGCTCTACTTCTCCTCGGGTTCGCCCTACCCGGGCAACGCCATCCTCGGCCGTATCGACGACGTCGGCTACACCGAGGAGGTGGCCCGCCAGGTGGGCTGGGAGCTGCGGAACGCCGGCTGCACCCTCACCTTCGCGCCGGACGCCGACGTGAACTCCAACCCGCTCAACCCGGTGATCGGCGTGCGCAGCTTCGGCGCCGACCCGGCCACGACGGCCCGGCACACCGCCGCCTGGGTGCGGGGCGTGCAATCCACCGGGGTGGCGGCGTGCCCCAAGCACTTCCCGGGCCACGGCGACACCGCGCAGGACTCCCACCTGGCCATGCCTGTGGTGGATGTGCCGCTGGCCACCCTGCGCGAGCGGGAGTTGGTGCCGTTCCGGGCCGCGATCGCCGCGGGGGCGAAGACCATCATGACCTCGCACATCCTGTTGCCCCGGATCGACCCGGAGAACCCGGCGACGCTCTCGCCAGGCGTGCTCGGCGGGCTGCTCCGCGGCGAGCTGGGCTTCGACGGTGTCATCGTCAGCGACGCCCTCGACATGGCGGGCGCCAGCGGCACCCTCGGCGTGCCAGGGGCGGCCGCAGCCGCCCTCGCCGCGGGCTGCGACCTGCTCTGCCTCGGCACCGAGAACACGGCCGAGCAACTCGACCGGATCGAGGCCGCGGTGCTCGCCGCCGTCGAAGCCGGTCGCCTGAGCGGCGACCGGCTCGCTGAGGCCGCTGGCAGAGTGCACGGCCTCGCCGGCGGGCTGCTCGGGGAGGCCCGGCAGGTACCGCTGCCGGAGGCCGCGCCGACGGCGGCCGAGCCGGCCTTCGACACCGCGCGCATCACGGCCTCCTTCGCCGTGAACGAGCAGGCCCGGCGCTGGCTGGCGGCGGCGCCGGCGGTCGTCACGGTGGTGCGGATCGACACCGAGAGCAATATCGCGGTGGGCGGCGCCCCGTGGGGACCGTTCGCCGAGGTGCTCGTCGACCCGGGCTCACGCCCGGCGGCGTTCTGGCAGGCCGGCCCCCTGATGCGGGCGAGCGCCCAGTCCTCCGCGCCCGAACCTGCCGCCGGGATACCGGTGCTGGTGATTGGCAAGGACAACCACCGGCATCCGTTCGCCCGCGACCTGATCGCTCTGCTGCGCACCCAGCGCGACGACGTGCTCGTGATCGACATGGGCTGGCCGTCGGACGACCTCGCCTATGCGGACATCGCCACCTTCGGCGCCTCCCGGCTGGCCGGTCGGGCCCTGCTCGAGCTGCTCGTGCCGGTCACCTGA
- a CDS encoding zinc-binding alcohol dehydrogenase family protein, which produces MLEALVIITEAWVTTGDHRISRRDRAVAAPEADEVLVECLACGVCRTDLHVVDAELPPHRSAVVPGHQVVGVVIATGPAVRRLHRGDLVGIAWLRETCGSCDYCLTGRENLCASAQFTGYDADGGFARHAVVREPFAYPLPAGTDPVAAAPLLCAGIIGYRALRRANLPPGGHLGLYGFGSSAHLTAALALAAGASVSAMTRGDANRDLARTMPLRFVGDETSRPPDDLDSAILFAPAGGLVPVALAATRPGGTVVVAGIHLSDIPALGYEEHLFHERDLRSVTCNTRADGREFLRLAQNLGLHPTVTTYGFDQVDQALDDLRAGRASGSLVVSIGRAQAPT; this is translated from the coding sequence ATGCTGGAGGCGCTCGTGATCATCACCGAAGCCTGGGTCACGACCGGCGACCACCGCATCTCGCGCCGGGACCGCGCGGTCGCGGCACCCGAGGCCGACGAGGTGCTCGTGGAATGCCTGGCCTGCGGCGTCTGCCGCACCGACCTGCACGTCGTGGACGCAGAGCTGCCGCCGCACCGGAGCGCCGTGGTGCCCGGGCACCAGGTGGTCGGCGTGGTCATCGCGACCGGCCCGGCCGTGCGCCGGCTGCACCGGGGCGACCTGGTGGGGATCGCCTGGCTGAGGGAGACCTGCGGCAGCTGCGACTACTGCCTCACCGGGCGGGAAAACCTCTGCGCCTCCGCCCAGTTCACCGGCTACGACGCCGACGGCGGCTTCGCCCGGCACGCCGTGGTGCGGGAGCCGTTCGCCTACCCGCTGCCGGCCGGCACCGACCCTGTCGCCGCGGCGCCGCTGCTCTGCGCGGGCATCATCGGCTACCGGGCGCTGCGCCGGGCCAATCTGCCGCCCGGCGGCCACCTCGGCCTGTACGGTTTCGGCTCCAGCGCGCATCTCACGGCCGCCCTCGCGCTGGCGGCCGGGGCATCCGTCTCGGCGATGACCCGTGGCGACGCCAACCGGGACCTCGCCCGCACGATGCCGCTCCGCTTCGTCGGCGACGAGACCTCCCGGCCGCCCGACGACCTGGATTCCGCGATCCTGTTCGCCCCCGCCGGCGGGCTCGTGCCCGTGGCGCTCGCGGCGACCCGGCCCGGGGGCACTGTCGTGGTCGCCGGCATCCACCTCAGCGACATCCCGGCGCTCGGCTACGAGGAGCACCTCTTCCACGAGCGCGACCTGCGCAGCGTCACCTGCAACACCCGCGCGGACGGCCGCGAGTTCCTGCGCCTGGCCCAGAACCTCGGCCTGCACCCAACGGTGACGACCTACGGGTTCGACCAGGTCGACCAGGCGCTCGACGACCTGCGCGCCGGACGCGCCTCGGGGTCGCTGGTGGTATCGATCGGGCGGGCTCAGGCCCCCACGTAG
- a CDS encoding ROK family protein translates to MTLASMVDQALPLGSGEAVIAVDVGGTDTKAALFDEAGRMLGLSRTPTPRRGDGTALAVVHRVEELRQQFAADFPGIHPRAVGLLVPGVVDDDAGIGVLSTNLHWSNVPFAQLTEEHIHLPTTFSHDVRAAGEAEFRLGAARPFRTVVVLVIGTGIAGSLFIDSRAHTGGGYAGEIGHSIVDPAGPLCGCGARGCLETIASAGAIVRRYEQRTGTTVTGAREVLARADAGDAAATAIWSEALDALALSIAQLAAILAPEAVVIGGGLAQAGDRLFVPLRERVDALLSFHRRPRIVPASIGENAGLLGGALRARDLVR, encoded by the coding sequence ATGACCCTCGCCTCGATGGTCGACCAGGCTCTCCCGCTCGGCTCCGGCGAGGCCGTGATCGCGGTGGACGTGGGCGGCACCGACACCAAGGCGGCCCTCTTCGACGAGGCAGGTCGCATGCTCGGGCTCAGCCGCACACCCACCCCGCGCAGGGGCGACGGCACCGCACTCGCGGTCGTTCACCGGGTTGAGGAGCTGCGGCAGCAGTTCGCCGCGGACTTCCCCGGCATCCACCCGCGCGCGGTGGGGCTCTTGGTTCCCGGTGTTGTCGATGACGACGCCGGCATCGGCGTGCTGTCCACCAACCTGCACTGGTCGAACGTGCCCTTCGCACAGCTCACCGAAGAACACATCCACTTGCCCACCACGTTCTCACACGACGTGCGGGCCGCCGGTGAGGCCGAGTTCCGGCTCGGCGCCGCCCGGCCGTTTCGCACCGTGGTGGTGTTGGTCATCGGCACCGGCATCGCCGGGTCCCTGTTCATCGACTCCCGGGCGCACACCGGTGGCGGGTACGCCGGCGAGATCGGTCACTCCATCGTCGATCCGGCCGGCCCGCTCTGCGGCTGCGGCGCGCGCGGCTGCCTGGAGACCATCGCGTCGGCCGGCGCCATCGTGCGCCGCTACGAGCAGCGCACCGGCACAACGGTCACGGGCGCGCGCGAGGTGCTGGCCAGGGCCGACGCCGGCGACGCGGCGGCGACCGCGATCTGGAGCGAGGCGCTGGATGCCCTCGCGCTCAGCATCGCCCAGCTGGCCGCGATCCTCGCCCCCGAGGCCGTGGTGATCGGGGGCGGGCTGGCCCAGGCCGGCGATCGCCTCTTCGTTCCGCTGCGCGAGCGGGTGGACGCCCTGCTGAGCTTCCACCGCCGGCCCCGGATCGTGCCGGCGTCGATCGGCGAGAACGCCGGCCTGCTCGGCGGCGCCCTGCGCGCCCGCGACCTCGTCAGGTGA